A window of the Emys orbicularis isolate rEmyOrb1 chromosome 1, rEmyOrb1.hap1, whole genome shotgun sequence genome harbors these coding sequences:
- the POU3F3 gene encoding POU domain, class 3, transcription factor 3: protein MATAASNPYLPSNSILSAGSIVHSDSGGGGMQPGSVAVTSVSGGYRGDPSVKMVQSDFMQGAMAASNGGHMLSHAHQWVTALPHAAAAAAAAAAAAVEAGSPWSTSPVGMSGSPQQQQQQQPDVKGNSGRDDLHGGTALHHRPPHLGPPHQGHPGAWGATTAAHLPSMAGGQQQQSLIYSQPGGFTVNGMLSPPPGSQSLVHPGLVRGDTPELGDHPSHHHHHHHQHQHHQQHHGGVNSHDPHSDEDTPTSDDLEQFAKQFKQRRIKLGFTQADVGLALGTLYGNVFSQTTICRFEALQLSFKNMCKLKPLLNKWLEEADSSTGSPTSIDKIAAQGRKRKKRTSIEVSVKGALESHFLKCPKPSAQEITNLADSLQLEKEVVRVWFCNRRQKEKRMTPPGIQQQTPDDVYSQVGNVNSDTPPPHHGLQTSVQ, encoded by the coding sequence ATGGCCACCGCGGCTTCTAACCCTTACCTACCCAGCAACAGCATCCTGTCCGCCGGCTCCATCGTGCACTCGGACTCGGGAGGAGGGGGCATGCAGCCGGGCAGCGTCGCCGTCACCTCGGTCTCCGGCGGCTACCGGGGCGACCCCTCCGTCAAAATGGTCCAAAGTGACTTCATGCAGGGAGCAATGGCTGCTAGCAACGGCGGCCATATGCTGAGCCATGCCCACCAGTGGGTGACAGCCCTGCCTCATGCAGCcgccgctgccgccgccgccgcagccgCCGCCGTGGAAGCCGGCTCGCCCTGGTCCACCAGCCCGGTGGGGATGAGCggcagcccccagcagcagcagcagcagcagcccgatGTGAAAGGCAACTCCGGCCGAGACGACCTGCACGGCGGCACGGCGCTGCACCACAGGCCACCCCACCTGGGTCCCCCACACCAGGGCCACCCGGGCGCTTGGGGAGCCACCACCGCCGCCCACCTCCCGTCCATGGCCgggggacagcagcagcaatcGCTCATCTATTCCCAGCCGGGGGGGTTCACGGTGAACGGGATGCTGAGCCCTCCCCCTGGCAGTCAGAGCTTAGTGCACCCGGGACTGGTGAGGGGAGACACGCCAGAGCTGGGGGATCACCCcagccaccaccatcaccaccaccaccagcatcagcaccaccagcagcaccacGGCGGGGTCAACAGCCATGACCCCCACTCGGATGAGGACACGCCGACCTCGGATGACCTGGAGCAGTTCGCCAAGCAGTTCAAGCAGCGGCGGATAAAGCTGGGCTTCACGCAGGCAGATGTGGGCTTGGCCCTGGGCACCCTGTACGGGAACGTCTTCTCCCAGACCACCATCTGCAGGTTTGAGGCTCTGCAGCTCAGCTTCAAGAACATGTGCAAGCTCAAGCCTTTGTTGAACAAGTGGCTGGAGGAAGCCGACTCCTCCACGGGCAGCCCCACTAGCATCGACAAGATCGCAGCCcagggcaggaagaggaagaagcGGACCTCCATCGAGGTGAGTGTCAAGGGGGCCTTGGAGAGTCACTTTCTGAAATGCCCCAAGCCCTCCGCCCAGGAGATTACGAACCTAGCGGACAGTCTGCAGCTGGAAAAGGAGGTGGTCAGGGTTTGGTTTTGCAATCGGAGGCAAAAAGAGAAAAGGATGACCCCCCCGGGGATCCAGCAGCAGACCCCCGACGATGTCTACTCCCAGGTCGGCAACGTGAACTCCGACACGCCGCCCCCACACCATGGACTGCAAACAAGTGTGCAGTGA